From the Populus nigra chromosome 13, ddPopNigr1.1, whole genome shotgun sequence genome, the window ATTTTGTCAAAAAATTacattgcattttatttttcaaagctaataatttttttagggaaAAGAATTTAAACGAAAATAAGGAATTGAAGAATggataaaaatgtgaaactaaatATAATAATCTGAAATCCTCATAACCCGTTTCTAATGAGAGATTTCTTCATCTCTGTCATCATTTTCAACCTTGGTGTTAGGAATATGTGCGATCTTGGGCTAATCTTCACCTGTTCCCTTTCGGTATCTTTTGCACAATCACTGATCTCAAGATagtaagaataataataataataataataaaattaacttcataATTCATAAACTTCGAGTAATTTCTGATAGTAAGAATCAGAGTTTACTGGTAGGTTATGAAGAGAGTATTTGTAATCCGCGACGGTTGATGTAATCTGTCAGCAAAAGTGAAAATGATTAAAACATGGTGAAGTAATTAGcttagagaaagagaaagaggaggTTTTACCAACGGTGGAGATTGCGCAAGAAGAGCGAAGGAAGGCGTGAATTGGAGAGATGAATTTGTTAGGGAAGGAGTCGGAGGTGGTTGCTGTTGGTGttaaaagtttcttttttctggTTGAAGGAAGCTTGAAGTTTTGTTTGAGGGTCATTTTATTTTCCAAGAAGATGGCGATGGCTGTGGTGATGTTGGTGAGTCGCCAATTTTGACGGCGAGGTACACGGTGGTAatgtttgtttgaaaaaaaaaataacggtTTTTTAAAAATCGGTTGGGATTAAGGGGTGGTTTTGAAGTATGTtaggtatttttatataaatatattaaaataatatttttttaaaaaaattatttttaacaaaaatatattaaaaaatttaaaaacatgaaaaaaataattaatttaaataaaaattttaaaatttaatgaaaaataggtTGCACACAAccccaaaaaaatctaaaaatttatgaaCTTTTAACAAGCTAGAGTCCCCACTATTTTGAAATTCTTGAGGACTGTTGTATTACTGAAACATATAGTTATTGGAAACAACCAAAtgtttatcaatttattaatgacaaatcatcaCACACAGCTAGCTAAGGAAATTACACAAAGCAGACACTCCGAGCCTTAAGCTGATTTTCGGAAGTGACTAACTGTTGTAGAAGATCTCAGCCGACAGGACCCTCACAATAGTAAACCTGAAGAAATTAGACAAACATAGAATTTAATAATGATGTATTCAgttcaaagaaatttaaatttctttgtattaagttcaaagaaattttaattagaattagacAAACATAGAATTTAATAACGACATGCCTTGTCTCGTTCTTTTGCTCTGGTTAAATCTGATGGAGTTCCACTTGAACCTGCCCCTCCAAAACACAAGAGGTTTTGTCAAATAAACattgaaaagaatttaaaaggaaaaaaagaaattgaagaatggataaaaatgtgaaactgaatatgatatatttaaatacTCATAACCAGTACCTAATTAGATGTTTCTTCACCACTGTCATCATCAACAACCTTGATTTTAGGGATATGTTTGATCTTGGGCCAATCTTCTCCTGTTCCCTTTCGACACCTTTTGCTCAACCTTGGACAATTACTGATCTCAAGATTTTGAAGTTTCTTTAAATTGCGGATGCACTCCGGCATTTCTTCAATGTTTGTACAGTCTCTGATCATAAATGTTTGTAAGGATTCTGCATATCCTTGAAGAAACTGTTCTGGTAAAGCAAGAGTTGTTGGTAATGTTGCAAATATTACAATACGAAGAGAAGAGGAaagagattgaatttttttctctttctctttttctattgTCATCAAATCAAGATTTTCACAGCTGATAATAGATAATTCTTCCAGAGTAGTTAGGCATTTTATGCTTCTTGGCAGAGAAATCAAGCTATCACATCCGGCAATAACCAATCTCCGAAGACTGTTAAGACCTTGCATATCTTCGCACAAATTTTCTAGATTTTCACACTGAACAATGAGTAAAGTTTGTAGACACTCCAAACACCCAATCCCTCCTTCTGGCAACCGCTTCTGCTGAGTACTTAGACATAAAAACCTAAGGCTGATCATGTACCTCACATCTTTGGGCAGCTCTTCTAATCCTTCACCTGTAACTGCCAGAGCTTGCAAGTTTTGCaatttgaaaatagattttgggagtctttttatttttgcattattaaaaaaattgagatatcTCAAATGTTTCAAGGCGCCAATCCTCTCCGGAAAAGCCTCAAATTCAGAATCATCCAATAATTCCAAAGACCGCAAATGCTTAAATTCTATCAAACATTTCTCAAAGTCTGTTTTGCATGTGGGGCCCACTAAACTATCTGCAAAGACTACTGACCGCACTTGATGGAAGTTGTTTGGTAACTTGGGGAGagcttcatgaaaaaataaatcagagtCGAGAACTGACAAATGACGGGTCGTTTTGGAAAATTGGTGGTTTTGAGAGCTTATGATTGAAAACTCATTTTGAGCCAATGATGATGCAAGATCATGCATTAAATCATGCATCTTAAATTCAGCTACAACCATCAAATCCTCATAATCTTGGAAGAAACATCTCGAGATCAACTCGCGCACATAACGCAAGCCAACATCTTCCAACTTCTCATTTGGACTTGATGATTGAAGAATGAGCCCATGTGCCATCCAAAATTGCACCAATATGAAATCTGCGAACTCATAATCTTTTGGAAAAACCGAACAATAAAGAAAGCATCTTTTCAAGTGAGTCGGCAGTCTTTGATAGCTTACTTTCAAGGCAGGTAAAATGCCATCTCCCTCTTCTTCCCACTTCTCACTGTCTCTCACCGATTCCCACTCTTTTTCATCAGTCTTACCATACAGTTGAGTCCCCAAGTTAATCACTGCCAGAGGAACTTGCTTGCATTTTTCCACTATTTCTTTCCCAATTCCAACCAAATTTGGATACAACTCTATTTGCCCTTCCTTGAATGCACACTTGTAAAACAACGACAGACAGTCCTCTTGACCAAGAAGACTTAGGTTGTACGCAGGAACAGTACCCATAATCTCAGCAACACGTTGACTACGGGTAGTTACTATGATCTTACTTCCACCAGCACCTTTTGATAACAAAGGCTTCAACAACAACCATTTTTGAGCATCTTCATTCCAAACATCATCCATAAGAAGCAAGTATTTCTTACCCTTCAAaatttcttcaagtttttttttaagttcaccCTCATTCAAATCCGCACATCTTTCCCCAGTTGCAGATTTAATAATCTTTTGTACCATTTGTTTCAAGGAAAAATCATCTGAAACACATGCCTCCATCTTCAGATCAAAATGATGAGTGTTTACAATCTCAGCAACACACACCGATTTGGCAAGAGATGTCTTCCCCAAGCCTCCCATTCCTACTATCGGAAGGACAAAGGGATGTGCATCACCAACCTTAGAAGGTGCTGCTAAAAGGTTGATGATGCGTTCTTTGTCTTCATCTCTTCCGATAAGACCGGAAAAGCTCTCAAAGGATCGGTTCATCTCTGTTTCCTCTTGCAAGACATGACTACAATCAATAGTCTGCTCGCTGAGGTTGAAGTCAGACTTAAGAGATGAGATCTCAGCTAGTCTTTCTATGATGCTCTTTATCTTATGACCCATTCTTAAACGGAATGTAATCTTATTAGAGCTTGAAAGGAATCGCCGTACCTTTCTGCTGGTGCTCCCTGTTGTTTTCACCACCTCTCTTCGCAAAGTTTCGCACTCGATTTCGTCCAGCACGTCCTCTGCATCATACAAGACTTCTCTGAGCATATGGAGCCAGAGCCGAATCCTGTCATTCTTTGATTGTTGCTTCTCGGCATCGGACAGCACCACGTTGATGGCTTTCAATCTCTCTTCAAGACGTGCAAGGTCATCTTCAAGTCCCCATGCCAAACGAAGTTCTTGAACAGCAAAAGAGCCTAACTTCCTTAAAAGGGATTTTGCAATCTCGGCTGTAAGAGCATCTGCCATTTTCTTTTTGAGTGAGGGGAGAAGtgtttgataggaaaaaaatgattgagaTAAGAGTGGAGTTCCGCTTTCTGAGTGGAGTTCCGCTTTCTGAGTGGAGAGGAGAAGTCGTTGAGTCTTCTTAATTAAAATGTATAATGGCTCCATGGATTGCTTGTTTAAGTGgttgttctctttcttttcttttctttataatattaGCGATCGATTTAATCCTTAATTGTTTTTGAGTAGATGACCAAGAAGCTATAATCCCACCCTACGTACGTGTTATCTACTTAATCTTAATTTATGTACCCAATTGTGAAGCTGAAGagggaaaataataattaataaattaaatacattattAACTTATTTGATAcattatatttgatatcaattgaAATTGTGGCTTGGAAAACAGGGATATATGTTAATATCATGGCCGCCCCACCCTCAGTTTCCACATTTCACACCGAGGAATCACTAAAATGCAAAATCCACATTCCCAGCGGCGGACGACCCTTgatgctttgaaaaaaatatacagcTCCAAATTCTATCTGACAATCTCTACACTATCATATATTTGGGCCAACCACGCCATGGTATCAAATTTAgggattgtttatttttgtattttcaaagtattattaataaaaattaaatataaaataatatatatctgATTTGGAAGagtttgatgaaaaaataaaatattagaataatacaaactttttaaaagttttgttgATTACTAACTGCATATATCAAGTGAGCCCTTTTATAATCAaactatcatttttttcttttttgttttgtaagttTTTCATAACCAGATATGTAAGTATTTTACTAGACGTATTATAAACGTAAAATACaacaattcaataataaataaaatatactaaattagaaaattaaaaaaaaaacaatgaaataaaagttgaaagcaattcaatattttttctttttatgaagttaGCATGATTTGCAGGTTTGTCAAGGTA encodes:
- the LOC133670892 gene encoding disease resistance protein RGA2-like; amino-acid sequence: MGHKIKSIIERLAEISSLKSDFNLSEQTIDCSHVLQEETEMNRSFESFSGLIGRDEDKERIINLLAAPSKVGDAHPFVLPIVGMGGLGKTSLAKSVCVAEIVNTHHFDLKMEACVSDDFSLKQMVQKIIKSATGERCADLNEGELKKKLEEILKGKKYLLLMDDVWNEDAQKWLLLKPLLSKGAGGSKIIVTTRSQRVAEIMGTVPAYNLSLLGQEDCLSLFYKCAFKEGQIELYPNLVGIGKEIVEKCKQVPLAVINLGTQLYGKTDEKEWESVRDSEKWEEEGDGILPALKVSYQRLPTHLKRCFLYCSVFPKDYEFADFILVQFWMAHGLILQSSSPNEKLEDVGLRYVRELISRCFFQDYEDLMVVAEFKMHDLMHDLASSLAQNEFSIISSQNHQFSKTTRHLSVLDSDLFFHEALPKLPNNFHQVRSVVFADSLVGPTCKTDFEKCLIEFKHLRSLELLDDSEFEAFPERIGALKHLRYLNFFNNAKIKRLPKSIFKLQNLQALAVTGEGLEELPKDVRYMISLRFLCLSTQQKRLPEGGIGCLECLQTLLIVQCENLENLCEDMQGLNSLRRLVIAGCDSLISLPRSIKCLTTLEELSIISCENLDLMTIEKEKEKKIQSLSSSLRIVIFATLPTTLALPEQFLQGYAESLQTFMIRDCTNIEEMPECIRNLKKLQNLEISNCPRLSKRCRKGTGEDWPKIKHIPKIKVVDDDSGEETSN